The Henckelia pumila isolate YLH828 chromosome 2, ASM3356847v2, whole genome shotgun sequence genome includes a window with the following:
- the LOC140878065 gene encoding B3 domain-containing protein Os02g0598200-like has protein sequence MNQDPKTSTGNIKQSENASSPDVSRFFKPMFGEGFSEYLFLPPQIAPTMKHLVGEETRLQDSTGKTWPVSISYVNGLLAFHKGWNEFFIQHHLSIGQIVVFEHEEGSLCFNVRIYDTDACETLDFDQEICETDENEDEDVGEEMSSNCDTGKNEEKTANSPLANEVEILFPEIRKK, from the exons ATGAATCAAGATCCGAAAACATCTACAGGAAATATAAAACAATCGGAAAACGCTTCGTCGCCCGATGTCTCTCGTTTTTTCAAGCCTATGTTTGGCGAGGGCTTCTCGGAATATTTG TTCTTGCCTCCCCAAATTGCTCCAACAATGAAACACTTGGTTGGTGAAGAAACTCGACTCCAAGATTCGACAGGAAAAACATGGCCTGTTTCGATCTCATATGTCAATGGTCTCCTGGCATTCCACAAGGGGTGGAATGAATTTTTCATACAACACCATTTATCCATCGGACAAATAGTGGTATTCGAGCATGAAGAGGGATCGTTATGCTTTAATGTGAGAATCTACGACACTGATGCATGTGAAACGCTGGATTTTGATCAAGAAATTTGTGAGACCGATgaaaatgaagatgaagatgttGGTGAAGAGATGTCATCCAATTGTGACACAG GAAAAAATGAAGAGAAGACTGCAAATTCTCCTCTTGCCAATGAAGTTGAAATTCTCTTTCCTG AAATACGTAAGAAATAA